The Salminus brasiliensis chromosome 3, fSalBra1.hap2, whole genome shotgun sequence genome contains a region encoding:
- the LOC140551872 gene encoding uncharacterized protein isoform X1, producing the protein MGIESQGPTPPAGNLTPRQVETFQRVEPKALGSIQIIIAVLCLCLSISILQIYYEVHFTPDLIVVVVIVVQLLASGSILIHAGRFPSLFWVKTTLVVHLVSAAFSTAVLGLLSRHLPYRQDSYHCEHCRRLEIYAVQQYCFKKCNYTVERTCKLLIDGLLATLVLFLVVELVVCIVTILFGLSVLAKGGLQLLGVSQRTERLAAQPQPAIVPTQQVEVVVTEPEPEPAPVIVEESVIEEVPTPPTEPQVEPIDSIAEV; encoded by the exons ATGGGGATTGAGAGTCAGGGTCCGACGCCCCCTGCAGGAAACCTGACCCCCCGGCAGGTGGAAACATTCCAGAGGGTTGAGCCCAAGGCTCTGGGG tcAATCCAGATCATCATCGCTGTCTTGTGTCTGTGCCTGAGTATCTCCATCCTCCAGATCTACTATGAGGTCCACTTCACCCCTGACCTCATTGTAGTGGTAGTGATTGTAGTGCAG CTGCTAGCGTCTGGCTCTATCCTGATCCATGCTGGCAGGTTCCCCTCCCTTTTCTGG GTTAAAACCACACTGGTGGTCCACCTGGTGAGCGCTGCGTTCAGCACAGCGGTTCTGGGCCTTCTGTCCCGACACCTGCCCTACCGACAGGACTCCTACCACTGCGAACATTGCCGCAGACTGGAGATATACGCTGTG CAACAGTATTGTTTCAAGAAATGCAATTACACGGTCGAACGAACCTGTAAA CTCTTGATTGACGGCTTGCTGGCCACTCTGGTGCTGTTCCTGGTGGTGGAGCTGGTGGTCTGCATTGTGACAATTCTGTTTGGACTGAGTGTTCTGGCTAAAGGAGGCCTGCAG CTGCTTGGAGTGAGTCAGCGTACAGAACGTCTAGCAGCTCAGCCCCAGCCTGCGATTGTTCCAACTCAG caggtggaggtggtggtcaCAGAGCCGGAGCCTGAACCAGCCCCAGTAATAGTGGAAGAATCAGTCATAGAAGAGGTGCCTACCCCTCCAACTGAACCTCAAGTGGAGCCCATAGACTCTATAGCGGAGGTGTGA
- the LOC140551872 gene encoding uncharacterized protein isoform X2, with protein sequence MGIESQGPTPPAGNLTPRQVETFQRVEPKALGSIQIIIAVLCLCLSISILQIYYEVHFTPDLIVVVVIVVQLLASGSILIHAGRFPSLFWVKTTLVVHLVSAAFSTAVLGLLSRHLPYRQDSYHCEHCRRLEIYAVLLIDGLLATLVLFLVVELVVCIVTILFGLSVLAKGGLQLLGVSQRTERLAAQPQPAIVPTQQVEVVVTEPEPEPAPVIVEESVIEEVPTPPTEPQVEPIDSIAEV encoded by the exons ATGGGGATTGAGAGTCAGGGTCCGACGCCCCCTGCAGGAAACCTGACCCCCCGGCAGGTGGAAACATTCCAGAGGGTTGAGCCCAAGGCTCTGGGG tcAATCCAGATCATCATCGCTGTCTTGTGTCTGTGCCTGAGTATCTCCATCCTCCAGATCTACTATGAGGTCCACTTCACCCCTGACCTCATTGTAGTGGTAGTGATTGTAGTGCAG CTGCTAGCGTCTGGCTCTATCCTGATCCATGCTGGCAGGTTCCCCTCCCTTTTCTGG GTTAAAACCACACTGGTGGTCCACCTGGTGAGCGCTGCGTTCAGCACAGCGGTTCTGGGCCTTCTGTCCCGACACCTGCCCTACCGACAGGACTCCTACCACTGCGAACATTGCCGCAGACTGGAGATATACGCTGTG CTCTTGATTGACGGCTTGCTGGCCACTCTGGTGCTGTTCCTGGTGGTGGAGCTGGTGGTCTGCATTGTGACAATTCTGTTTGGACTGAGTGTTCTGGCTAAAGGAGGCCTGCAG CTGCTTGGAGTGAGTCAGCGTACAGAACGTCTAGCAGCTCAGCCCCAGCCTGCGATTGTTCCAACTCAG caggtggaggtggtggtcaCAGAGCCGGAGCCTGAACCAGCCCCAGTAATAGTGGAAGAATCAGTCATAGAAGAGGTGCCTACCCCTCCAACTGAACCTCAAGTGGAGCCCATAGACTCTATAGCGGAGGTGTGA